The Streptomyces sp. NBC_00162 sequence CGCTCCGCCCCCGCCGTACGGGCATCCGCAGGTGCCGGCGGCCGCGGCCGTGGCGCTGAGGCTGCTGAAGGCCGAGCCGCCGGAGGAGATCCACTGGTACCGCACCAGCCTGGACTTCGCCCTGACCGGGGCGCGCGGTCAGTCGAAGTCGACGGGGGAGAGGGGGCCGACGTAGACCCAGGCCCCGCCCTCGCGGGAGAAGGCGCTGTGCTCGTGCAGCGAGCCCGTGTGCCCTCCCTCGCGGTAGTGCGCCCGGAACTCCACCGAACCCTCCGTCTCGAACATCCCGCCGCGCTCGGTGGCGAGGATCTCCAGCCGCTCCCAGCGCTGCCCTGGGTCCAGGTCGAGCCGGGCCGGACGGGTCGAGGGATGCCAGGAGCGCAGCAGGTAGGCCGTGTCGCCGACGGCGAAGGCGCTGAACCGGGAGCGCATCAGGCGTTCGGCGGTGGGTGCCTGCTGGGCACCGGAGTGGAAGCGGCCGCAGCACTCCGGGTAGGCGGCGGGCAGCCCGCAGGGACAGGGGAGGGCCGGGGTGGGCATGGGTGTGCTCGGTTCCTCGTGGTGGGCGGGGACGACGGGAGTCGCCCGGACTACTGGGCCGGCTTGGTCGGTTCGGCAGGCCGGGGAGGCTTGGCGGGATACGGGCGGAAGAGGCCTTCCTGGACCACGGAGACCAGCATCCTGCCCTCCAGGTCGTAGATGCGGCCCCGGGCCAGGCCCCGGCCGCCGTGCGCGATGGGGGACTCCTGGTCGTACAGGAACCACTCGTCCGCCCGGAACGGCCGGTGGAACCACATGGCGTGATCCAGGCTCGCCATGTCGAACCCGCGCATCCCCCACAGGGGTTCCACCGGGATGCGCACGGCATCGAGGAGGGTCATGTCACTGGCGTAGGTGAGGGCGCAGGTGTGCACGAGCGGGTCGTCGCCCAGCGGGCCGACCGCCCGCATCCACACCGCGCTGCGGGGATCGGCGTCCTTGAGCTCCTCGGGAGTCCAGCGGAGCCGGTTCACGTACCGGATGTCGAAGGGCTGGCGGCGGGCCATCCGCTCCAGCGCCTCCGGCAGCGCCCCGAGGTGCTCGCGGATCTCGTCCGCGACCTTGGGGAGCGTGTCGGGATGAGGGACGTGGTGAGGAGGCAGCTGGTGCTCGATGCTGCCCTCCTCCGGATGGTGGAAGGAGGCGGTGAGATTGAAGATCGTCTTGCCCTGCTGGACCGCGGTGACCCGGCGCGTGGTGAAGGACCGCCCGTCGCGCACCCGCTCCACCTGGTACACGATCGGCACCCCGGGGATGCCGGGGCGCAGGAAGTACGAGTGCAGAGAGTGGACCGGGCGGTCGCTGTCCACGGTACGGCCGGCGGCCACCAGCGCCTGGCCGGCGACCTGGCCGCCGAAGACGCGCTGGAGGGACTCCTGGGGGCTGGCGCCGCGGAAGATGTTGACCTCGATCTGCTCCAGATCGAGCAGGTCGACGAGTCTCTCGGCGGGGTTCGTCATCAGAGGTTCTCCACTGTCAGGTCCGGGCGGAGCGGGCGGGAAGCGGGAGCCGGCGGGGCCGGTGGATTGCCGGGGGCGGGCGGCGTGCTCAGAGCGCCCCGAGCTCGCCGACCGAGGTGACCCGGAGGACGGCCCGGCCCTCCTCGTCGGAGGCCGCGAGGTCGACCTCGGCGCTGATGCCCCAGCCATGGTCGCCGTTCGGGTCGGCGAAGGTCTGGCGGACGCGCCACAAGCCGTGCGCCGCGTCCTCCTCGATCTGGAGCAGCTTCGGGCCGCGTGCGTCGGGGCCGGTGCCCAGGTCGTCGTACTCGTCCCAGTAACCGTCCATGGCCTCGCCCCAGGCGTCCGCGTCCCAGCCCGATTCGGCGTCCAGTTCGCCCAGTACGTTGACGTGGTCGAGGGCGGCCAGCTCCACCCGGCGGAACATCGCGTTGCGGACCAGGACGCGGAAGGCGCGCGCGTTCGCGGTGACCGGCTTGACCTGGTCGGCCTTCTCCTGGGCCTGCTCCGCCGTCTCCACCTCGGGGTTCGCCAGCTGCTCCCATTCGTCCAGGAGGCTGGAGTCCACCTGGCGGACGAGTTCGCCCAGCCAGGCGATCAGGTCCTCGAGATCCTCGGACTTGAGGTCGTCGGGGATGGTGTGGTCCAGCGCCTTGAACGCGCCGGCCAGGTAGCGCAGCACGATGCCCTCGGTACGGGCCAGCTCGTAGTAGGAGGTGAACTCGGTGAAGGTCATCGCGCGTTCGTACATGTCGCGGATGATCGACTTGGGGGAGACCGGGTGGTCGCGCACCCACGGGTGGCTCTTGGCGTACACGTCATAGGCGTGGAAGAGCAGTTCTTCGAGCGGCTTGGGATAGGTGACGTCCTGGAGACGCTCCATCCGCTCCTCGTACTCGACCCCGTCGGCCTTCATCTGGCCGACCGCGATGCCGCGCTCCTTGTTCTGCTGCGCGGCCAGGATCTGGCGCGGGTCGTCCAGCGTGGACTCCACGACGGACACCATGTCCAGCGCGTAGGACGGGGACTCCGGGTCCAGCAGGTCGAAGGACGCGAGCGCGAAGGTGGACAGCGGCTGGTTGAGCGCGAAGTCCTGCTGCAGGTCGACGGTGAGCCGGATGGTGCGGCCCTCCGCGTCCGGGGTGTCGAGTTTCTCGACGACACCGCCGTCGAGCAGCGAGCGGTAGATCGCGATGGCCCGGCGGATGTGCCGCAGCTGGGCCTTGCGCGGTTCGTGGTTGTCCTCGAGGAGGTGGCGCATCGCCTTGAAGGCATCGCCCGGACGGGCGATGACCGACAGCAGCATGATGTTGGTGACCTTGAAGCGCGAGGTCAGCGCCTCCGGGTCGGCGGCGATGAGCTTCTCGAAGGTGGTGTCCGACCAGGCGACGAAGCCCTCGGGAGCCTTCTTGCGCACCACCTTGCGGCGCTTCTTCGGGTCGTCGCCCGCCTTGGCGAGGGCCTTCTCGTTCTCGATCACGTGCTCGGGAGCCTGGGCGACCACATACCCCGCCGTGTCGAAGCCGGCCCGGCCGGCGCGGCCGGCGATCTGGTGGAACTCGCGGGCGCGCAGCGTGCGGACCCGGTTGCCGTCGTACTTGGTGAGCGCGGTGAACAGCACCGTGCGGATCGGGACGTTGACACCGACGCCGAGGGTGTCGGTTCCGCAGATCACCTTCAGCAGACCGGCCTGCGCGAGCTTCTCGACCAGGCGACGGTACTTGGGCAGCATGCCCGCGTGGTGCACGCCGATGCCGTGCCGGACGTAGCGGGAGAGGTTCTGTCCGAACTTGGTGGTGAAGCGGAAGTTGCCGATGAGGTCGGCGATCTTGTCCTTCTCCTCGCGGGTGCACATGTTGATGCTCATGAGCGACTGCGCCCGCTCGACCGCCTGGGCCTGGGTGAAGTGCACGATGTAGACGGGCGCCTGCCGGGTCTCCAGCAGCTCCGTGATCGTGTCGGTGATCGGCGTGGTCACGTACTCGTACGACAGCGGGACGGGCCGCGTCGCGGAGCGGACCACCGAGGTGGGCCGGCCGGTGCGCCGGGTCAGGTCCTCCTCGAACCGCTTCATGTCGCCGAGGGTCGCCGACATCAGGATGAACTGGGCCTGCGGCAGCTCCAGCAGCGGGATCTGCCAGGCCCAGCCGCGGTCCGGCTCGGCATAGAAGTGGAACTCGTCCATGACGACCTGGCCGATGTCGGCGTGCTTGCCGTCGCGCAGGGCGATCGAGGCCAGCACCTCGGCGGTGCAGCAGATCACCGGCGCGTCCGCGTTCACCGAGGCGTCGCCGGTCAGCATGCCGACGTTCTCGGTGCCGAAGAGCTTGCACAGGTCGAAGAACTTCTCCGACACCAGGGCCTTGATCGGGGCGGTGTAGAAGGTGACCTTGTCCTGGGCCAGCGCGGTGAAGTGCGCGCCCGCCGCGACCAGGCTCTTGCCCGAGCCGGTCGGGGTGGAAAGGATCACGTTCGCCCCGGAGACGACCTCGATCAGCGCCTCCTCCTGAGCCGGGTACAGGGTGATGCCCTGGTCCTCCGCCCACGAGGAGAAAGCCTCGAAGAGGGCATCGGGGTCGGCGTTCGGCGGGAGCTGATCAATGAGGGTCACACCCCCCATCTTGCCTGGCTTCCTCCCGGATGAGGGAACCGGCGGACGGGACGAAGATCACCGACGGTACGCTGTGCCGTCGAAACGGCCCGAACGAAACAGTCGGCAGGGCCCGAGCACGACACCACACACCACACCACCGGGGCGGGGAACGACCATGATGGGTCCGGCGCATTCACTCTCGGGGGCAGCGGCCTGGCTGGGGGTGGGCGCGGCGACCGCGGCGGCCGGGCACCCCATGCCGTGGCCGGTGCTCGTCGTCGGCGCGCTGATCTGCGCCGGGGCGGCCCTCGCCCCCGACCTCGACCACAAGTCGGCGACGATCTCGCGCGCCTTCGGGCCCCTCTCCCGGGGTCTGTGCGAGGTGGTCGACAAGATCTCCTACGCCGTCTACA is a genomic window containing:
- a CDS encoding YchJ family protein, with translation MPTPALPCPCGLPAAYPECCGRFHSGAQQAPTAERLMRSRFSAFAVGDTAYLLRSWHPSTRPARLDLDPGQRWERLEILATERGGMFETEGSVEFRAHYREGGHTGSLHEHSAFSREGGAWVYVGPLSPVDFD
- a CDS encoding acyl-CoA thioesterase encodes the protein MTNPAERLVDLLDLEQIEVNIFRGASPQESLQRVFGGQVAGQALVAAGRTVDSDRPVHSLHSYFLRPGIPGVPIVYQVERVRDGRSFTTRRVTAVQQGKTIFNLTASFHHPEEGSIEHQLPPHHVPHPDTLPKVADEIREHLGALPEALERMARRQPFDIRYVNRLRWTPEELKDADPRSAVWMRAVGPLGDDPLVHTCALTYASDMTLLDAVRIPVEPLWGMRGFDMASLDHAMWFHRPFRADEWFLYDQESPIAHGGRGLARGRIYDLEGRMLVSVVQEGLFRPYPAKPPRPAEPTKPAQ
- a CDS encoding DEAD/DEAH box helicase, whose translation is MTLIDQLPPNADPDALFEAFSSWAEDQGITLYPAQEEALIEVVSGANVILSTPTGSGKSLVAAGAHFTALAQDKVTFYTAPIKALVSEKFFDLCKLFGTENVGMLTGDASVNADAPVICCTAEVLASIALRDGKHADIGQVVMDEFHFYAEPDRGWAWQIPLLELPQAQFILMSATLGDMKRFEEDLTRRTGRPTSVVRSATRPVPLSYEYVTTPITDTITELLETRQAPVYIVHFTQAQAVERAQSLMSINMCTREEKDKIADLIGNFRFTTKFGQNLSRYVRHGIGVHHAGMLPKYRRLVEKLAQAGLLKVICGTDTLGVGVNVPIRTVLFTALTKYDGNRVRTLRAREFHQIAGRAGRAGFDTAGYVVAQAPEHVIENEKALAKAGDDPKKRRKVVRKKAPEGFVAWSDTTFEKLIAADPEALTSRFKVTNIMLLSVIARPGDAFKAMRHLLEDNHEPRKAQLRHIRRAIAIYRSLLDGGVVEKLDTPDAEGRTIRLTVDLQQDFALNQPLSTFALASFDLLDPESPSYALDMVSVVESTLDDPRQILAAQQNKERGIAVGQMKADGVEYEERMERLQDVTYPKPLEELLFHAYDVYAKSHPWVRDHPVSPKSIIRDMYERAMTFTEFTSYYELARTEGIVLRYLAGAFKALDHTIPDDLKSEDLEDLIAWLGELVRQVDSSLLDEWEQLANPEVETAEQAQEKADQVKPVTANARAFRVLVRNAMFRRVELAALDHVNVLGELDAESGWDADAWGEAMDGYWDEYDDLGTGPDARGPKLLQIEEDAAHGLWRVRQTFADPNGDHGWGISAEVDLAASDEEGRAVLRVTSVGELGAL